Proteins from a genomic interval of Gopherus evgoodei ecotype Sinaloan lineage chromosome 7, rGopEvg1_v1.p, whole genome shotgun sequence:
- the LOC115654792 gene encoding dual specificity protein phosphatase 10-like isoform X1, producing the protein MSSFPMPPSPLEDRLSVLQRPKTLALRLNHSFPADKQLLSPRARRPPSHPLPKDRIGAAPLYQEPQACLPPPHSHTIDIKLTVGAVQSRAREHNLSLQLDLHQGGSRSCGGPELKVLLPQAKLKKRCFKENSRPARRDPPSPASSCLSSPGAGTMHPLKGGCRGCWRLMRCDDTSPKPGLRSLGCLSCRSSLASLSCSPPSVKKLGCLPCTPSALKSLACLACNPSVKSVSSSCSFCSSDPIVAYDPQARSSPSSSYDEDDYSVRTIWPEELAKKMSHSRTQQQGAPLILDCRNLMQYTKSQLQGTMHFSVSDAAGRRHLQQGKLAMLDFMASKDPHDSLQRLWPKEQQNGCCAAVGEPPAPPAPPEPPKTLPAQNLHLVLDSLSKEVESRRGSVAVPPSESLEEAVGVLEGVDGDPGGPPLTPDLESAELSPILPFLFLGNERDAQDLERMLSLNVGHVLNVTTHLPLYHAQSGHLHYKRLPATDNSRQDLRQYFEEAFEFIEEAHERGKGVLIHCQAGVSRSATIVIAYLMKHTLMTMSDAYKYVKGKRPIISPNLNFMGQLLEFEMDLNAGVTPRILTPKLKLTGVETEV; encoded by the exons AT gTCATCCTTCCCAATGCCTCCCTCACCCCTGGAAGACCGCCTCTCCGTCCTCCAGCGCCCCAAGACCTTGGCTTTGCGCCTCAATCACAGCTTCCCTGCCGACAAGCAGCTCCTGTCACCCCGGGCACGGAGACCCCCGAGCCACCCACTCCCTAAGGACCGAATCGGGGCTGCCCCACTCTATCAGGAGCCCCAggcctgcctcccaccccctcacTCCCACACCATCGACATCAAGTTGACGGTGGGGGCCGTGCAGAGCCGGGCACGGGAGCAcaacctctccctgcagcttgacCTCCACCAGGGCGGCAGCAGGTCCTGCGGGGGGCCGGAGCTCAAGGTGCTGCTGCCTCAAGCCAAGCTTAAGAAGCGCTGCTTTAAGGAAAACTCGCGGCCAGCCAGGAGGGACCCCCCGTCACCCGCTTCCTCCTGCctctccagccccggagcaggcACCATGCACCCCCTGAAAGGTGGCTGCCGGGGCTGCTGGCGCTTGATGCGCTGTGATGACACCAGCCCCAAGCCAGGGCTGCGCTCCCTGGGGTGCCTGTCATGCCGCTCCAGTCTGGCTTCCCTCAGCTGCTCCCCGCCCTCGGTCAAGAAGCTGGGGTGCTTGCCCTGCACCCCGTCAGCCCTCAAGTCCCTGGCCTGCCTGGCATGCAACCCCTCAGTTAAGTCggtcagctcctcctgcagcttcTGCAGCAGTGACCCCATCGTAGCCTACGACCCCCAAGCCAGGAGCTCACCCTCCTCCAGCTATGACGAGGATGACTACAGCGTGCGCACCATCTGGCCTGAAGAGCTGGCCAAGAAGATGAGCCATTCCCGCACccagcagcagggggcgccgCTGATCCTGGATTGCCGCAACCTGATGCAGTACACCAAGAGCCAGCTGCAGGGCACCATGCACTTCAGTGTCTCGGATGCGGCCGGCAGGCGGCACCTCCAGCAGGGCAAACTGGCCATGCTGGACTTCATGGCCTCCAAGGACCCCCACGACTCCCTGCAGCGCCTCTGGCCCAAGGAGCAGCAGAACGGCTGCTGTGCTGCAGTGggcgagccccctgcccctccggcCCCTCCCGagccccccaaaaccctgcccgCCCAGAACCTCCACCTGGTGCTGGACTCGCTCAGTAAGGAGGTGGAGAGCAGGAGAG GGAGTGTGGCAGTGCCGCCGTCAGAGTCGCTAGAGGAAGCTGTGGGGGTcctggagggagtggatggggaccCTGGGGGGCCACCCCTCACCCCTGACCTGGAGAGCGCCGAGCTGAGCCCCATCCTGCCCTTCCTGTTCCTGGGCAATGAGCGCGACGCGCAGGACCTGGAGCGGATGCTGAGCCTCAACGTGGGCCATGTGCTGAACGTCACCACGCATCTGCCCCTCTACCACGCCCAGAGTGGGCACCTGCACTACAAGCGCCTGCCTGCCACCGACAACAGCCGCCAGGACCTGCGCCAGTACTTCGAGGAGGCCTTCGAGTTCATTG agGAGGCACACGAGCGGGGTAAGGGTGTGCTGATCCACTGCCAGGCAGGTGTCTCGCGCTCAGCCACCATCGTCATCGCCTACCTGATGAAGCACACGCTGATGACCATGAGCGACGCCTACAAGTACGTCAAAGGCAAACGCCCCATCATCTCACCCAACCTCAACTTCATGGGGCAGCTGCTGGAGTTCGAGATGGATCTCAACGCAGGGGTCACACCCCGCATCCTCACCCCCAAGCTCAAGCTCACTGGAGTGGAGACCGAGGTGTGA
- the LOC115654792 gene encoding dual specificity protein phosphatase 10-like isoform X2 produces the protein MPPSPLEDRLSVLQRPKTLALRLNHSFPADKQLLSPRARRPPSHPLPKDRIGAAPLYQEPQACLPPPHSHTIDIKLTVGAVQSRAREHNLSLQLDLHQGGSRSCGGPELKVLLPQAKLKKRCFKENSRPARRDPPSPASSCLSSPGAGTMHPLKGGCRGCWRLMRCDDTSPKPGLRSLGCLSCRSSLASLSCSPPSVKKLGCLPCTPSALKSLACLACNPSVKSVSSSCSFCSSDPIVAYDPQARSSPSSSYDEDDYSVRTIWPEELAKKMSHSRTQQQGAPLILDCRNLMQYTKSQLQGTMHFSVSDAAGRRHLQQGKLAMLDFMASKDPHDSLQRLWPKEQQNGCCAAVGEPPAPPAPPEPPKTLPAQNLHLVLDSLSKEVESRRGSVAVPPSESLEEAVGVLEGVDGDPGGPPLTPDLESAELSPILPFLFLGNERDAQDLERMLSLNVGHVLNVTTHLPLYHAQSGHLHYKRLPATDNSRQDLRQYFEEAFEFIEEAHERGKGVLIHCQAGVSRSATIVIAYLMKHTLMTMSDAYKYVKGKRPIISPNLNFMGQLLEFEMDLNAGVTPRILTPKLKLTGVETEV, from the exons ATGCCTCCCTCACCCCTGGAAGACCGCCTCTCCGTCCTCCAGCGCCCCAAGACCTTGGCTTTGCGCCTCAATCACAGCTTCCCTGCCGACAAGCAGCTCCTGTCACCCCGGGCACGGAGACCCCCGAGCCACCCACTCCCTAAGGACCGAATCGGGGCTGCCCCACTCTATCAGGAGCCCCAggcctgcctcccaccccctcacTCCCACACCATCGACATCAAGTTGACGGTGGGGGCCGTGCAGAGCCGGGCACGGGAGCAcaacctctccctgcagcttgacCTCCACCAGGGCGGCAGCAGGTCCTGCGGGGGGCCGGAGCTCAAGGTGCTGCTGCCTCAAGCCAAGCTTAAGAAGCGCTGCTTTAAGGAAAACTCGCGGCCAGCCAGGAGGGACCCCCCGTCACCCGCTTCCTCCTGCctctccagccccggagcaggcACCATGCACCCCCTGAAAGGTGGCTGCCGGGGCTGCTGGCGCTTGATGCGCTGTGATGACACCAGCCCCAAGCCAGGGCTGCGCTCCCTGGGGTGCCTGTCATGCCGCTCCAGTCTGGCTTCCCTCAGCTGCTCCCCGCCCTCGGTCAAGAAGCTGGGGTGCTTGCCCTGCACCCCGTCAGCCCTCAAGTCCCTGGCCTGCCTGGCATGCAACCCCTCAGTTAAGTCggtcagctcctcctgcagcttcTGCAGCAGTGACCCCATCGTAGCCTACGACCCCCAAGCCAGGAGCTCACCCTCCTCCAGCTATGACGAGGATGACTACAGCGTGCGCACCATCTGGCCTGAAGAGCTGGCCAAGAAGATGAGCCATTCCCGCACccagcagcagggggcgccgCTGATCCTGGATTGCCGCAACCTGATGCAGTACACCAAGAGCCAGCTGCAGGGCACCATGCACTTCAGTGTCTCGGATGCGGCCGGCAGGCGGCACCTCCAGCAGGGCAAACTGGCCATGCTGGACTTCATGGCCTCCAAGGACCCCCACGACTCCCTGCAGCGCCTCTGGCCCAAGGAGCAGCAGAACGGCTGCTGTGCTGCAGTGggcgagccccctgcccctccggcCCCTCCCGagccccccaaaaccctgcccgCCCAGAACCTCCACCTGGTGCTGGACTCGCTCAGTAAGGAGGTGGAGAGCAGGAGAG GGAGTGTGGCAGTGCCGCCGTCAGAGTCGCTAGAGGAAGCTGTGGGGGTcctggagggagtggatggggaccCTGGGGGGCCACCCCTCACCCCTGACCTGGAGAGCGCCGAGCTGAGCCCCATCCTGCCCTTCCTGTTCCTGGGCAATGAGCGCGACGCGCAGGACCTGGAGCGGATGCTGAGCCTCAACGTGGGCCATGTGCTGAACGTCACCACGCATCTGCCCCTCTACCACGCCCAGAGTGGGCACCTGCACTACAAGCGCCTGCCTGCCACCGACAACAGCCGCCAGGACCTGCGCCAGTACTTCGAGGAGGCCTTCGAGTTCATTG agGAGGCACACGAGCGGGGTAAGGGTGTGCTGATCCACTGCCAGGCAGGTGTCTCGCGCTCAGCCACCATCGTCATCGCCTACCTGATGAAGCACACGCTGATGACCATGAGCGACGCCTACAAGTACGTCAAAGGCAAACGCCCCATCATCTCACCCAACCTCAACTTCATGGGGCAGCTGCTGGAGTTCGAGATGGATCTCAACGCAGGGGTCACACCCCGCATCCTCACCCCCAAGCTCAAGCTCACTGGAGTGGAGACCGAGGTGTGA